TGTTCCTGTTTTTCAGATCTCTCTCCATCTCACGCTTCATATCTTTCTTCGCTATATCCTCACGCTTATCATAGAGCTTCTTACCCTTTGCCAGACCGATCTCCATCTTGACAAGGCCATCCTTGATATATACCTTGAGCGGCATGATGGTGTAGCCCTTTACTTTCTGCTGTCCTATGAGTTTATTGATCTCGTACCTATGCAGCAGAAGTTTGCGTGTTCTGAGCGGATCCTTGTTGAATATATTGCCCCTCTCGTATGGATTGACATTCATCCTGTACACGTATACCTCACCGTGATCGATTCCGACAAATGCCTCCTTGATGCTGCAGTGTCCCTGCCTTATGGACTTGACCTCCGTTCCCACAAGCTCGATACCAGCCTCAAATTTCTCTTCTATAAAATACTCATGATATGCTTTTTTATTATTTGCGATGAGAGTGTTTCCTCTTTCCTTTGACAAATTTATCCTCTCCTTTATAAACAATACTGAAGTCTATAGACTTCGTCATCTTATCCGTGTTCTTAACTCTGATCTGTATAGGATCTCCGATGGCATACTGATTTCCAGTCTCCTCACCTATCATAGCATAATCTTCCTGGGAAAAATAGTAATAATCATCGCGCATATCCGCCACATTTACAAATCCTTCTACCGTATTCGGAAGTTCAACAAACATTCCTCGGTTGGTGACACCAGACACAAATCCATCGTATACCTCACCAATATGTGCCGACATATATTCTACCTTCTTGAGCTTTTCGACATCTCTCTCAGCTTCCTCTGCACGCCTCTCCTTGCGGGAATTGTCATCAGCAACCCTGTCCAGTATCATGCTATAATGCTCTATTCGCTTGGAATCAAGCTTTCCATGTATATTTTCCTTTATTATACGATGAATCTGCAGATCTGGATATCTCCTTATAGGAGAAGTGAAGTGACAGTAGTATTTGCACGACAGACCAAAATGTCCTGTACATTCAGTGGAATACTTCGCCTGTTTCATGGTTCGAAGCGCCATCCTGCTGACAAGATTCTCGTACGGCTCGCCTTTTATCCTGTCAAGAAGCTTCTGAAACTCCTTTGGATGTATATTCTCCTTTGAAGCCTTGAAGTACATTCCAAAGTTGCTTATAAGAAGCGACAGCTGCTCCACTCTGTCTGCATCCGGAGTCTCGTGAACTCGGTATTCAAACGGTATATCCTGCCAGAAATAATCCTCGGCGATCGTCTCATTTGCGGCAAGCATGAAGTCCTCTATGATCTCATTTGATCTTCGTCTCTCATATACTCCTATAGATACAACCTTACCGTCAGAATCTATCTTGATCTTCGACTCATCGAAATCGAAATCTATCGAACCACGTTTTCTCCTGTTTGCCCTGAGAAGATCTGATACATGAAGCATGAGTTCAAACATCGGCACAAGCTCCTCATACTTTTTAGTCTCCTCTGGATCGTGGTCCTCAACTATGGCGGAGACACTTGTGTACGACATTCTACGATCTACATTGATAACCGTCTCGCAAATCTTATGTCCAACTATATGTCCATTCTTATCTATATCCATAAGACAGCTGAGTGCAAGTCTGTCCTGCCCTTCATTAAGTGAGCAGATGCCATTTGACAGCTTGTGCGGAAGCATAGGTATAACTCTGTCCACAAGATAACAGCTTGTACCCCTGTTAAGCGCCTCCTTATCAAGCGGAGAATTCTCCTTCACATAATGAGTCACATCAGCTATATGAACACCCAGC
This sequence is a window from Coprococcus eutactus. Protein-coding genes within it:
- the smpB gene encoding SsrA-binding protein SmpB, with the translated sequence MSKERGNTLIANNKKAYHEYFIEEKFEAGIELVGTEVKSIRQGHCSIKEAFVGIDHGEVYVYRMNVNPYERGNIFNKDPLRTRKLLLHRYEINKLIGQQKVKGYTIMPLKVYIKDGLVKMEIGLAKGKKLYDKREDIAKKDMKREMERDLKNRNRE
- the rnr gene encoding ribonuclease R is translated as MDNQDIDLYNKRKQTVYEFICDDDYPPMKFKEMCTFLQVPGDERQTFLDILNDLTDEGLIIRSAKGRYQKVGEGTYKGTFIGNQRGFGFVRVEGMKEDFFVPEKNTMGAFHGDTVLIRAEDRPKGMKQEATVIKVLERGLKKVVGVYQKNKNFGFVIPDNLKIDGDIFISKANSMGAMAGHKVVAEIISYGDKVKSPEGKIIEILGHINDPESDVLSVVRALDIPVDFPDEVMDSLAQIPDSVSTSEMAGRTDLRHLQTVTIDGEDAKDLDDAITLYEKDGMYKLGVHIADVTHYVKENSPLDKEALNRGTSCYLVDRVIPMLPHKLSNGICSLNEGQDRLALSCLMDIDKNGHIVGHKICETVINVDRRMSYTSVSAIVEDHDPEETKKYEELVPMFELMLHVSDLLRANRRKRGSIDFDFDESKIKIDSDGKVVSIGVYERRRSNEIIEDFMLAANETIAEDYFWQDIPFEYRVHETPDADRVEQLSLLISNFGMYFKASKENIHPKEFQKLLDRIKGEPYENLVSRMALRTMKQAKYSTECTGHFGLSCKYYCHFTSPIRRYPDLQIHRIIKENIHGKLDSKRIEHYSMILDRVADDNSRKERRAEEAERDVEKLKKVEYMSAHIGEVYDGFVSGVTNRGMFVELPNTVEGFVNVADMRDDYYYFSQEDYAMIGEETGNQYAIGDPIQIRVKNTDKMTKSIDFSIVYKGEDKFVKGKRKHSHRK